The Onychomys torridus chromosome 4, mOncTor1.1, whole genome shotgun sequence genome includes a window with the following:
- the Napb gene encoding beta-soluble NSF attachment protein isoform X2, with amino-acid sequence MTLLRALSMLEMLTRKQTLKGRFTIAAKHHITIAEIYETELVDIEKAIAHYEQSADYYKGEESNSSANKCLLKVAAYAAQLEQYQKAIEIYEQVGANTMDNPLLKYSAKDYFFKAALCHFIVDELNAKLALEKYEEMFPAFTDSRECKLLKKLLEAHEEQNSEAYTEAVKEFDSISRLDQWLTTMLLRIKKSIQGDGEGDGDLK; translated from the exons GGAAGGTTTACAATCGCAGCCAAGCACCACATCACGATTGCAGAGATCTATGAGACTGAGCTTGTGGACATTGAGAAG GCTATTGCGCATTATGAACAATCTGCTGATTATTACAAAGGAGAAGAATCTAACAG CTCTGCTAACAAGTGTCTGCTGAAGGTGGCCGCCTATGCCGCACAGCTGGAGCAATATCAGAAAGCCATCGAGATCTACGAGCAG GTAGGAGCAAACACTATGGATAACCCCTTGTTGAAGTACAGTGCAAAGGATTACTTCTTCAAGGCAGCACTCTGTCACTTTATAGTGGATGAGCTGAATGCCAAG CTTGCTCTTGAGAAGTACGAGGAAATGTTCCCGGCATTTACTGACTCCAGAGAATGTAAATTATTGAAA AAACTTCTAGAAGCTCATGAAGAACAGAACAGTGAAGCTTACACTGAAGCG GTGAAGGAGTTTGACTCAATATCACGCTTGGATCAGTGGCTGACCACCATGTTGCTTCGAATCAAGAAGTCCATCCAAGGGGatggagaaggagatggagacCTCAAGTGA